TGACCGAGGTTGACCGTGAAATCACAGCTATAATACGCCGGCAATCAAAAAAGGTCTACTATGCGGTCAACAAGATAGATTCAAAAAGCAGGGAAGACCTGCTCGCAGGCTTTTACTCCCTGGGGGTTGAAGAGATCCTGCCCATCTCTGCAGCCACAGGATACGGAATTACTGAACTGATGGAGCGAATCATCGATGATCTGCCCGGGGAGAAAGACGCGGGTGAAGTCTCCAATCATCTGCCGAGAATTGCGATAGTGGGAAAACCAAATGTAGGAAAGTCCACGCTGGTCAATGCCCTTCTTGGAAAAGAGAGGATGATTGTGAGCCCCCGTCCGGGGACAACGAGAGACTCTGTTGACAGTATATGCAGCTACTATGGAAAACGGTACACCATAATAGACACCGCAGGGGTCAGGAGAAAATCCAGGATTAACTACTCGGTAGAGCGGTTCATGGTGGTAAGGGCATTGAAGAGTATCGAGCGTTCTGATGTTGCACTCCTTCTGATCGACTCCACAGACGGCATAAGCGATCAGGACCAGAGGATTGCCGGTATTATAGAGGACTTTGGTAAGGGAATCATCATCCTCTTCAACAAGTGGGATCTCGTTGAGGAGCCGGAAAAGTACTATCGTGTAGTGAACAATCAGATTCAGAGGAAGCTGTACTTCGCCGATTATGCCGCGGTCCTCACTGTTTCAGGTCTCACCCGAAGGAGGATCACAAAGGTCTTTCCTCTCATAGACAGGATAATGGAGGCAAGAAAAACAAGGATAGCCACAGCGGAACTGAACAGGATAGTCCCTGAGATAAACCCGTTACTGCCTACAGTAAAGGGCAGGAGGGTGAAAATACGTTACATAACCCAGACCGGCACCGAGCCTCCCGAGTTCACGGTATTTCTAAACTCGGCCGGGGGGCTCAAGCCGCAACATGTTAAATTCCTTGAACGCAGGTTACGAGAGAAATATCCCTTCTACGGAACTCCCATCAGGATTAATATCAGGCAGGCAAAGAGCCGGAAGGTATAAAAAATGGGTTCTGGAAAAATCCATACATACGGGAGGGCTAAATGAGATATCTCTTCTATATTCTTCTGATAATCTTCATTGTAACGGCATTTGCATACAAGTACGGACCAAAAACATCACCTCCTCAAAGGGATGATACCGCAATTATTATTAATGACCGTTACATTACAAAGGAGGAGTTTCAGCGGCTTTACAAGTCGGGATCTCCCCACCTTAGGGATAAGCGAGAGTTCATTAACTCATTGATTGAAAAGGAACTCCTCATCCAGGAAGCCAGAAAGATGAAGATAGATCAGGAAGAACCCTTCAGGGCCTCGATACAGAATTTTTATGAACAGTCTCTGATTAAGATCCTTATGGACAGGAAGTTCTCCTCTCCGGAAATAGTTGTAGATGATAAAGAGGTGAACAGATACATCTCAATGATCGGCAAGCGCCTTCATCTGACTATACTCTCCTACAGGACCGAAAGGGACGCAAACTCAGCTACGAATGCAGTCGGAAAGGAGGAGAGTGTCGCGCCCTTCAGGGACCTGTCAAGACCTGTAAGGACAAGGATCTACCAGCTCAGGAAAGGAGAGAGGACAACCCCCTTCAGAAACGGGAAGTACTTTCAGGTTATAGTGGTTGAAGGCATCGAGAATCTGCCCCCAACAAAGTCGGCTCTCCCATCGAGGCAAGAAATAAGGGAACTCCTGTTGGAAGAAAAGAGGGAGGAGTACATAAACAACTGGCTGTCAAGGCTCAAAAAAAATGCAGCCATAGAGGTAATGATAACCGAATAACAGGGGGTGAGCGAGCATGGGAAAAAAGTGGAGGAGAAGAAATTACTTTATAAAACGCGACCTTCAGGGAAGGTATATCTTTACTTTCTTTCTCTTTGTCGTCATTGGAAGCATTCTTTTCACCGTCATTTTCAGTCTCCTTTCTTCGAATACCCTTACCGTCGTTTACGATAACTACAATCTCAGAATAGGGAAGACCCCCCTGATACTTCTGAAGGACATCCTGAGTGCCCAATGGATATTCATAGTCTTCTCAGGACTGGTGGTGGTGGTTTTGTCCATGTTTCTGACCCACAGATTTGCGGGCCCGCTTTACAGGTTTGAAAAGACCCTGGAGTCCCTGATCGAGGGGAATCTCAAATGCCGGATACATCTCAGGAAAAAAGACGAGGCCAAAGAAATGGCGGACCTCTTTAACGTGCTGATTGAAAGGCTGACAATAAACCTTAAAGAGATACGCCGTATGTCCGAAGATATACAAAGGACGATATCCGAGCCCGGCGTGGACAGGGAGGCTCTTCTCTCCTCACTCGGGAAGATTGAAGAAGATAACAAAAGAATTCGGGATATCCTGAAGGACTACACACTTGAGAATGATTAGGCGTTATGCAACAAAAAACCACCGCAACCATATACGTGCTTTTACTGAGCCTCCTCTTTACCTCCTCAGCCTGTGCATTTGAGCTCTCTACCCGCTATGCAACCATCATATACATCAAGAAGAACCAGTTGCAGGAGTTCAATGATAACGTCTTCCTCGGAAGCCTCTCGTACCTGACAAGAAGGAAGAGGGCCGTAACCGTTGAAGATGAGGTAAAAAACAAACTCGACACTATCCTTGAAAAGGTTGAATCCACACTTGAGATGTATCCCTCAAAGATAAGGCTTCGCGTTATACTTTTAGACTCGGAAGACGACGTAAGAAAAGCTTACGCAAGACTCTACGGCAAAAGCAGGGATTTTGTTGCATTCTATTCACCCCGGGAAAAGACACTCTACCTGTCACTAAGGAACGTCACCCTGGGTTTGCTTGCTCACGAACTGGCCCACGTCGTTATCGATCACTACTTCGGGATCTCACCACCCGTCAAGATACACGAGGTGCTCGCCCAATATGTTGAGACCCATATCGAAGACTGAGTTACGGGTCATCACTTCCCGGGGAGAGTCTTTCTATAGCCTTCCGCGCCCTCCTGTTCGAGGGGTCGAGGATCAGGACCTTTTTGTACTCCTCCATCGCCCTGTAAGTAATACCAAGCCTTTCATACTCCGCTGCCAGTGTTAACCTCAGGCCGGGGGTATCGGGGATCTCCTCAACTGCATCCTTCATCACCTCAAGCGCCACATTACGATCACCCCTTTTGAGATAAAACCTGTATATCCTGTAAAAATAGTCCGGCCTCAGCCTCCCCTCCTTTTTGGCTGATTCCAGTGCCCGCCGGTATGCAACTTCGGCGAGGCCGGACCGGCCGGTATTCTCAAGATATTCGCCAAAACGGAAGAAGGGAACTGAAAGTTCAGGCAATATACCGAGTATTTCTTTGTCCTTCAAGCCGTTAAGAACCATCATTGTAACAAACTCACCGGTTTTCTCAGGTGTAATCACAAGGGCCCTCCTGACCACATCCCCGGCAAGGGACCTTCTCCCTTCCGAAAAAAGCCGGGAAGCGTATCTCAGGTACATCAACGGGTTATTTCTCTCAACCTCCACCCCCCTTGAAAGCAACCGCTCGCCTTCCCCCTTCCTTCCCTCTGCCATCAGCACAAAACCCGTGGTCTGAAGATACTCACCTTTGAGGGGAGATAGTTTGATGGCATCATAAAGAAAATCCATCGCTCTCTCCATATCCTGCTTCAACAGGTATGATTGCGCGGCAGCGTACCTGTACCTTGCCTCGAGGGGGTCGGACATTGCGGCCTTCAATGCATTTGTCCTTATCTTTTCAACCTGCTTGCCGGAGAGATGATCACTTAGTTGTATATTCCTGATCGAGGCAAAGAAGGCCTTCCCTGCAAGGATACCTGAGTTTATGAGGACTGAAAGGAAAAGCATCAAGGATACGGCAATTATCAGCGGTCCGCCAATCTTCAGCTCTTTCTCTTCAAGGTATGTCTCCTCCCCTCCATTTAAAAACCTCGTATTCACCACTGCCACTGCCAGCCCCATCAGAAAAAAGAAATACAACCCGTTAGCCCCTATCTGGAGGTTAAAATCGCTCAAACTGTGTATAAGTATGGCGACCACACCGCTTACCGCACCCATAAAGAGATACCTTGAATACCAGTCCCTTCTCTTCCTGAAACGTCTGAAGGAGGTGCAAAGGACACCAAGAACAAACCAGAAAAACAGCAGGAAGGAAACGATACCACCGCTGGTAAGGAGTTCTATGTAATCATTATGGGCATGATCGGCAATTCCCCCGCCTGAAAGGGTACGGTAGGAGGGATAGATATCGACAAAGCTCCCAAACCCTGAGCCGGTAAGAAAAAAATCCTTTATTATCCCTGCGCTGTCCCTCCAGATCACAAGACGCTGCTCCGAGAACTGTCCTTCAGGTGTCCTTATCTTCTCAAACCTCTCGAAAATCGGCTCCCAGCCGAACCATCCAACGGTAATAAGAACAACAAAAAATACAAGCAGCATAACAACCCCCCTCTTCCTCATCCTGCCGTTACCAATAAGGAGCAGACCAAAGAAGACCATTGAGAGACTGAGGCTTATAATCCCACCCCTGGAGAGACTCAGGAATATTGAAGTGGCAATAAGCACCGACGAAAACCCAAGCAATATGTATATATTCGTTCTGGGCTGATTAAAGACCTCTGCAATTTTTTCCCGGAATGTTGTGTATGTCACAACGGGCTTATAATAGAGAAACATCCCAACAATCAGGGGGAAGAGCATCTCCATCAGTCCTGCATAGTGGTTTCTGTTAACATACGGGCCATAGGGTGCTCCTCCCTGCGTCAGCTCCCTCACCCAGTATATCCTGTTATTAAAGAGCAGGTACTGTAGTATTGCAAAGAGCGAGAGAGCAGAAAAAAAGACTACCAGGACCGTCAAGGTCCTCTTCAGCAGTTTCTTTCTCGACAGCAACTGCACCGTCAGTATGTAAAAGAGGACATAGGAAAGGAAACGGAAAAACTCCAGTAAAGTTGCCTTCCTGTCAACGGTGAGAGGCATCCATCTCAATGGCTTAACAATACCGGCCGAATGATCATAAACACTGTAGTCCGCCCCTGAAATCACCTTTACAAGTGAAGGCGGCAGAGGAATCATCTGGAAGACGATGACAACCAGCAGGAGAAGCAGGGGAACCACACCGGGAGTGTGGTAATATGAAACCCTGTTCTTTCTGATATCAATCAGCAATAACAGAAAGGCCGCCACTGCTGTGACCTCCATAACCGTCAAGGACCATGCCTCCACGGTACCGAAGGCAAGAGGCGTAAATATCAGGAGAAATATGTATAGCCTGTAGGACTTAATCACTATACACCAGCCCTTCACCTCTTATAACGGACATGGGGTTATCCCTGACAAGCCTTAACGCCCTCTCGCTCCCTATCGTTCGTGAGGCGACCTCGAGGGCTTCGGAAAGCACAGGGACCCTTCCCCTGAAAGAGTGCGCATCACTTGCAATGAAGTGTACCACCCCCCTGGAAAGCAGAAACCTTGCACACTCCATCACATCCCGTCCCATCCTCCCCAAAAGGCTGTCGGCAGTTATCTGAAGCAGCAAACCCTCTGAAGCAAACTCCATAACGGTCTCCGGTCTCCTGATCACCGTCGGGTTCCGTTCAGGATGTGTAATGATGGGTACCTTGCCGGCTGAAATAACCTGGAAGAGTATCTCCCCGGCATTCCTGGGTATATGGGTGTGGGGAAACTCAAGGAGCACATAATCCGTGTTACTTACTGTATATGAGCAGATAATTGAAGGATCCAAAAGGGCATAGACATCCGCACCGGAAATTATCTCTACCCCTATGCCCTCCTCCTGCAGTCTGTCATTCAGACTGCAGACCCTCTGACGGATTAATTCAACAGGAATAACCCTGTCCTTGATGTGTGGGGTTGCCACTATGGTGCTAATCCCGTCACGACAGGCAATCTCGGCCATCCTGACTGATTCATTTTCGCTATGGGGACCATCCGTCCAGACCCGGCAGGATATGACAGTGTATGTCAATCACTCTGCAAGGTCCTGAACACGG
This genomic window from bacterium BMS3Abin08 contains:
- the der gene encoding GTPase Der, whose translation is MSLPVIAIIGKPNVGKSTLFNRIVRSRTSIVEDVPGVTRDRLYREASWDDRKFIVIDTGGFLQEGSDEISKQTMEQAFFAINEADSIIMLFDGRDGLTEVDREITAIIRRQSKKVYYAVNKIDSKSREDLLAGFYSLGVEEILPISAATGYGITELMERIIDDLPGEKDAGEVSNHLPRIAIVGKPNVGKSTLVNALLGKERMIVSPRPGTTRDSVDSICSYYGKRYTIIDTAGVRRKSRINYSVERFMVVRALKSIERSDVALLLIDSTDGISDQDQRIAGIIEDFGKGIIILFNKWDLVEEPEKYYRVVNNQIQRKLYFADYAAVLTVSGLTRRRITKVFPLIDRIMEARKTRIATAELNRIVPEINPLLPTVKGRRVKIRYITQTGTEPPEFTVFLNSAGGLKPQHVKFLERRLREKYPFYGTPIRINIRQAKSRKV
- a CDS encoding O-Antigen ligase, whose translation is MIKSYRLYIFLLIFTPLAFGTVEAWSLTVMEVTAVAAFLLLLIDIRKNRVSYYHTPGVVPLLLLLVVIVFQMIPLPPSLVKVISGADYSVYDHSAGIVKPLRWMPLTVDRKATLLEFFRFLSYVLFYILTVQLLSRKKLLKRTLTVLVVFFSALSLFAILQYLLFNNRIYWVRELTQGGAPYGPYVNRNHYAGLMEMLFPLIVGMFLYYKPVVTYTTFREKIAEVFNQPRTNIYILLGFSSVLIATSIFLSLSRGGIISLSLSMVFFGLLLIGNGRMRKRGVVMLLVFFVVLITVGWFGWEPIFERFEKIRTPEGQFSEQRLVIWRDSAGIIKDFFLTGSGFGSFVDIYPSYRTLSGGGIADHAHNDYIELLTSGGIVSFLLFFWFVLGVLCTSFRRFRKRRDWYSRYLFMGAVSGVVAILIHSLSDFNLQIGANGLYFFFLMGLAVAVVNTRFLNGGEETYLEEKELKIGGPLIIAVSLMLFLSVLINSGILAGKAFFASIRNIQLSDHLSGKQVEKIRTNALKAAMSDPLEARYRYAAAQSYLLKQDMERAMDFLYDAIKLSPLKGEYLQTTGFVLMAEGRKGEGERLLSRGVEVERNNPLMYLRYASRLFSEGRRSLAGDVVRRALVITPEKTGEFVTMMVLNGLKDKEILGILPELSVPFFRFGEYLENTGRSGLAEVAYRRALESAKKEGRLRPDYFYRIYRFYLKRGDRNVALEVMKDAVEEIPDTPGLRLTLAAEYERLGITYRAMEEYKKVLILDPSNRRARKAIERLSPGSDDP
- the ywqE_2 gene encoding tyrosine-protein phosphatase YwqE, which translates into the protein MTYTVISCRVWTDGPHSENESVRMAEIACRDGISTIVATPHIKDRVIPVELIRQRVCSLNDRLQEEGIGVEIISGADVYALLDPSIICSYTVSNTDYVLLEFPHTHIPRNAGEILFQVISAGKVPIITHPERNPTVIRRPETVMEFASEGLLLQITADSLLGRMGRDVMECARFLLSRGVVHFIASDAHSFRGRVPVLSEALEVASRTIGSERALRLVRDNPMSVIRGEGLVYSD
- the surA_3 gene encoding chaperone SurA; amino-acid sequence: MRYLFYILLIIFIVTAFAYKYGPKTSPPQRDDTAIIINDRYITKEEFQRLYKSGSPHLRDKREFINSLIEKELLIQEARKMKIDQEEPFRASIQNFYEQSLIKILMDRKFSSPEIVVDDKEVNRYISMIGKRLHLTILSYRTERDANSATNAVGKEESVAPFRDLSRPVRTRIYQLRKGERTTPFRNGKYFQVIVVEGIENLPPTKSALPSRQEIRELLLEEKREEYINNWLSRLKKNAAIEVMITE
- a CDS encoding HAMP domain protein, with product MGKKWRRRNYFIKRDLQGRYIFTFFLFVVIGSILFTVIFSLLSSNTLTVVYDNYNLRIGKTPLILLKDILSAQWIFIVFSGLVVVVLSMFLTHRFAGPLYRFEKTLESLIEGNLKCRIHLRKKDEAKEMADLFNVLIERLTINLKEIRRMSEDIQRTISEPGVDREALLSSLGKIEEDNKRIRDILKDYTLEND